A segment of the Methylomonas paludis genome:
TTTAAGTTTCACAGGTTTTTTGCCGGAGAGGAATCATTCACGGCATTATTGCCCGGCGCCAATAAATTTACTACTTAATTTATGGTTTTTATTTATTTGGGCGCGTAATAAATAATTAATATTTATGTGTTATTATTTAAGAAGTTTAAATCAATTAAATTGGCCTGAATCCGTACTTATTTTAGTGAAATTGATATAAATCAAAAGCATAGCCTGTTTTCGATTTTCCCAAATCATAACTAAAATACACTTGACTGCTGGATTTTTGGCAATTTAAGTGCCAAATACGTATTCAGACAGAGTTGTAATGTTAAGTCCAAAACTGAGCAGGCAACGCAACTATTGATTTATACCGCTTTATTTTTATGGTTTTCGCCGCCAAATTTATGTTGGCTAAAATTGCCATAAATAATAAAGCAAGCTATTAAAAAATGTTTTCAATAATGGCATTTTTAATAGGGTAATTTAAACACTTAAATATTAATGTATGGGATGTTAACAATGAAAATTTTTAAAAAAACCTTAACCGCTTTATTGATGATGTCGGCGATGGTTTCTGGCGCTGCCCTGGCTAACAGTGCAGGCGACGCTAAAGTTCGTGCTGCTGGCGAATTGACTCTGGCTAAAACCGAAGAAGCGGTTGCTCTGCTGGAAAAAGGCGGCGATAAAGCTCAAGTTCTGCAATTATTGGGTGAAGTACGTCAATCACAAAAAGAATTCCGTTATGAGCAAACCGAGCGTTTGCGTCAAAAAGCCGGCGATGCACTGAGAATCGGCCGTGAAGAACTGGAAAAAGGTGATGCTAACGCCCTGACCAGCCTGAAAAAAGCCTTAGGTTTCTACAAAGAAATGTTTGTCGTTTATAACGCTGCCCACTAAGGTAGGCTATCTAGTCGCTGCCTACTAAAAGTAGTTGCGGCACTGGATTTGAGTTATGGCGTAACTGGTTCCCGTAATTTCTACGGGAACCGGAATCCTCCGCAAACCCCCTCCCATTTTTAGCCATAATCCGCCGAGTTAACCAAGCACATAGCTTCTGCGTGGTTTTTAATATTTAGCGCAGACAAGCAGGCCGGACAGCGGTAACATAATTACCATTTCCTTCTGGCCATGAACCATATGTTTTTACATTTTCTGCCCAAAACCCAAATTTCTATCCGCGAGAATCTGAAATGGCTTTATATTCTCAGAAATCTGATGTTGTTTGTGGTGATCATCACCGTATTGATTGCGGTAAATGGCTTAAGCATAGAGTTGCCGCAAAATCAGCTTTGGTTGGCTATTTTTGCCATTTCCATACTCAATCTTTATACCTGGCTCAGGCTGCGGACTGACGAAGAAGTTACCGAGCATGAGATTTTTTCGCAAATCTGCATGGATGTATTCGCGTTAGCTTATTTGCTGTATCTGACTGGCGGTGCTTCCAATCCCATTATCTGGGTATTCCTGTTGCCGCTGATAGTCACGGCCATCATGCTGCCTCAGGCCTATGCCTGGAATATGGTGATTATTACCTCATGCGTGTATACCGTGCTAATCGCCTATAACGTACCATTGCCCATCGTCGAACCCCATTTGATGCATCCACCCATGACCGATGCCACCCCGGAAATGATCTTAAAAATGCATATGATGAATGATCGCCGATATTTTAATCTGCATGTGTTCGGCATGTGGTTCGGTTTTGTGTTTAGTGCCGGACTGGTGGCATTTTTCGTAGTAGAATTATCCAAAACCCTCAGAGATAGAGAGCGCAATCTGGCTGAAGCCAGGGAAAGCGCCTTGCGCGATGAGCGGGTGGTATCACTCGGTACCCTGGCAGCCAGCGCCGCCCATGATATGGGAACCCCGTTGGGCACTATCGCCATCCTGACCCATGAAATGGCGGCAGATTTACCCGAACACCGTTTTCCTGAGCTGGCCCAAAAACTACTGATAGTTCAGCAACAAATTGATCGTTGTAAACAGGCTTTATCGGTAATGTCTGCTTCTGCCGGAGAAATGCGCGCCGAATCCGGCAAAATGATGTTGGTCAGCGAATACATAGACGAAGTGCTTAATCAATGGCGTACCCACAAAGTTGCCACCAAGCTTAAATTGTTTATTTCCCAAAAAGTCGATATGAGTGCGCAGATAATTGCTGAGCGTACCGTTACCCATTCTATTATCAATATCCTTAATAATGCGGCTGAAGCCTCGCCCGCCGATTCCGGCATCGAATTTCACGTAGAATGGGACAGTTCAACACTTAATTTAAAGATTCGCGATTACGGCCCAGGTTTGCCGGCCGAATTTCTGGCTTTTGCCGGTCATCAGCCGGTTAAAAGCAACAAAGAGGGCATGGGAGTAGGCTTGTTTTTAACCTATACCACCATCAAACGTATCGGCGGTAAAATTAACTTTAGTAATCTTGAATCATGCGGGGCTAGTGTAGAAATCAGCCTGCCGCTTTTAACTAAGGAGAGTATAGATGACAGCTTTACCCACGGAGAAGCCACAGTTATTACTGGTTGACGATGATGTGACTTATTGTTCGGTACTGAAAGCGGCTCTGGAAAAGCGCAATTTTCAGGTCAGTGTGGCAAATGATGTCAACACGGCCATACAGCTGGCCGAGCAGACCGAACCGGAGTATGCGGTTATCGACTTGAGGATTGGTTTTGAATCAGGTTTGGAAATGGTTAAAAACCTTATTTCCCTGGATTCCAATACCCAGATTGTCATGCTCACCGGCTTTGCCAGTATTGCCACGGCGGTAGAAGCGATTAAACTGGGCGCGAAACATTATTTAACCAAACCGGCCAACGCCGATGAAATAGTCAATGCCTTGCACAAAAACGAAGGTGACGCCTCTGTTGCCATCAGTGATAGTCCGCTCTCCGTTAAACGTTTGGAGTGGGAACATCTGCAAAAAGTACTGATGCAGCACGAAGGCAATATCTCTGCCGCTGCCCGGGCTTTGAATATGCACCGGCGCACCTTGCAACGTAAATTGGAAAAACGTCCGGTTAAAGAATAAAGTTAGGCTTTTGTGCCATCCACCACATTAAAACAACAATATAGGTGAAAAATGATTAGAAGTATGACCTCTTTTGCTGATGGCGAAATTTTGGCAGGTGAACTGGTTATCCTTTGCGAATTGCGTTCTGTTAACCATCGTTATAGTGATGTCAGTGTCAAGTTACCGGATAGACTTAGATTTGCCGAAAGTGATGTGCGGCGCTTGATAGGCGAGAAGCTCAAGCGCGGTAAAATTGAATGTAGTATCAGTTATAAAAAACAGCTCAGCACCCAAAATTTTGTGGTTAATACCGCAGTCGTGGAAAAACTGCTGGCTGCCACCCAACAGATAGCCGAACACATGTCCGCCCCGCAAGCCTTTTCAGCATTGGATGTATTGCTGTTCCCCGGTGTGCAGCAGGAAAATGAAACCGACAAAGAATCCCTGCGCGAAAAAATCATCACCCTGCTGGATCAAACACTGAATAAAATGCTGGCAACCCGAACCAGGGAAGGCCTGCAACTGGCAGAATTAATTGCTGATCGTTGTCTGAAAATTCAGCAATTGGTGGTAGCCGGTCATGCTCGCATGCCGGAAGTATTGAACAATTTGCGCAGTAAACTCACCGCACGTATCGTAGAACTGGTTGCCGAGCCCAATTACGACCGCCTGGAACAGGAGCTTGTACTGATGGCGCAAAAGCTGGATGTGGCCGAAGAACTGGATCGCCTGGAAACCCATGTCACCGAAGTGCTGCACACCCTTAAACAATCCGAACCCAGCGGCCGCCGCCTAGACTTCCTGATGCAGGAAATGAACCGCGAAGCCAATACCTTGGGTTCAAAATCCGCAGACCGGGAAATGACCCAGATTTCCATAGACCTAAAAGTGCTGATAGAACAAATGCGCGAGCAAATTCAAAATATTGAATAACAAGCTAAGCTGCATGTCATAGGGCGTGAGGCGATAGCCGTATTGCGCCGGATGCAAGCGATACCTGTTATGACAAGTGTTAGCATAAAGGATACCCCATGCCAGATTACCGCCGTTACCGAATACCGGGAGGATGTTACTTTTTTACCGTTAATTTGTTGGAAAGAAGTCAAAATAATCTTCTGGTTAGGCACATTGATAATCTGCGAAAATCGGTACAAGCGACGCGAAAGAAAAGGCCGTTCCATATAGACGCTTGGGTCGTATTACCAAACCATATCCATTGTGTTTGGACATTACCGCCGAGGGATATTGACAACACCAACCGCTGGCGGCTGATTAAACAAAGCTTTTCCAAGAGTCTTCCGGCAACGGAAAAACGCTCAACCGTTAGGCTAAAACGCGGTGAACGAGGTATTTGGCAGCGCCGTTTTTGGGAACATTTAATTGTTGACGAAACCGAATATGCGGCGCATATCGAATATTGCATGATTAATCCGCTAAAACATGGCTTGGTTAAGCGAGTTGGGGATTGGCCATATTCCACGTTTCACCGCGATGTTGAACGCGGTATATTTCCAGTTGATTGGGGCGGTTCTGTTGAAGTTAACAAGGCGATTGATCAATACGATGATTGGAATGAATTGTAAATGGTTTTTTGATTGTAGACTGTGAGAGGGAATAAAAAATCATATGAAAACGGTTACGCTAAGCCGCAATCCATAGGGTGCCAATAGGCGATAGCCGTATTGCGCCGGATGCTGGAAGAAGACCCTGTTTGCAGCTGTTAGCATTAACGCACTTAAATGGGCAAAAAACATGCTTTATCAGAGTAAGCTGTCATCAATATGCTAAATATAGGTGCTGTCTCGTGTCGTTGGTACTAAAAGCAACTGGACTGGTGCGTTGGGCGTTGCTGCACACGAACCCAGCGCAAAAAGACGCCAAAAATCTAGCCGCTGCCGGATTGAAAGAAAAAGCACAACAACTTTTTGAACTATTAAAAAACGATCCATTGCAGCATCTACCGCCATTTGAAAAGCTGGTTGGAGATTTAACTGGCTCGTACTCTCGACGCATCAACATTCAGCATCGCCTGGTTTACCATGTGCTTGTTAATGAAAAACAGGTCAAAATATTGCGTATGTGGAGCCACTATGAGTAATGCAAATTACTATTATTGTTTAGACATAAATTGTTGATGACTGGCTGGACTCGACCCACAAGAGACAGTCGCTGTAATTTTACCAATGACAGCTTATTGGTTTGTAGTTGACATGATGTAGGATGGGTAGAGGCGATAGCCGAAACCCATCACGATGACCGTAAATATAATAAACAAAGTTATGTTAATATTTAGAATTGCTATCAATATTCATGTTGCATAGCGACATATATTGATGGGTTTCGGCTATCGCCTCTACCCATCCTACGTGCTAGAATGCCATCATAACCGAAAAATCAGAATAAATTATGCCTCAGCCATTTAATGAAAGATATAAAGAGTCACGGCCCATTGTTAGAGGTGGTAGAGACTGTCTTATTACAAGACCAGATCTTGCTGCACATATTGCTAATATTGCACATATGTGGACACATATTGATGTATTGTTTGGGGTGCTTCTTGGAGTATTAACAAAAAGTGATGCATCTACATCCATGATGATCTACACATCCATAGTTAACAATGGTACAAGATTCGATATATTAAAAAAAATTGTCAACTCAGAACTCAACCATGATTTAATCCAACAGTTCGCCAAAATTATTAAAAAATATCGCCAACTAAGTCCGTCAAGAAACAGAATAGTGCACGGGATGTGGGCTATTTCAGATGAAAAACCAGATGAGATATATCTAATTGATCCAAATTGGCATCTTAATAACCTTGCATCTTGGTTTGGCGGAGAGGTTGTTATTAAAAACAAAAGCAAGATTGAAATAGATGTCTACAAAATAAATGATTTCATTGACATTCAAAGAAATATAATAGACTTTGAAAGGTTATTAAATGAATTTTGTTCAAATTCTGAAATTTATATAAATCAAGTGGTTATCCATGATCGAATTGGAAATTAAAAATCCCATATTGCCAATATCTTTTCGATAGCAAAAGTCGGCTATCAATTCCACTTCGGTCATTAAAGCCAGAGCTCCTCGGTCTGCTTTTGGCCGTAATTGCCCATTTATTTACGTTGGGCTGTAGCTTTATTTCCGCGTGAGTACGACTCCCACCCTGGATAGGCATTACTCGTTTCGAAAAATAAGTTTGCTTTGCAAAATGTAAGAATATATCTTACACTAGCTTTTTATAATCCGACCAGGGGAACAACATGGCACAAACAAGAACTCAAACTGTTAGCCTTGGTGAGTACTGGAACAACCTCATTGACTCTTTGCTCAAAAGTGGACGCTATGCAAGCGTTAGTGAAATTATGCGTGATTCTTTACGATTGCTAGAAGAAAGGGAAGCAAACTCAAAACTGCAATCTTTACGTATGGCCTTAATTGAAGGTGAAGAAAGTGGCGATTCCGGCGAATTAGAAATGGAAACAATCAGACAGGAAGCCAAAAAAGAAGCCGGTTTAGCGTGAAAATGCGCAAAATCCATACTCAGGCACTCGCAAAACAGGATATAAAAAATATCTGGCTTTACTCTTTTAACAAATGGGGAGAGGAGCAGGCGGATTTTTATTTTGATGAATTAAATGATGCTTTCGCTTTAATTGCTGAAAATCCGGAATTGGGTTTTGCCTGTGATTACATTCGGGAAGGGTACAGACAATTCCACATCAATCGTCATTTAATTTTTTATTGTGTTTCAGCTACCAAGATTCATATTATACGGGTACTACACGACAGTATGAATTACATCGTGCATTTATAAAACTTTCAGGGCTTGATGGGAAGTTGATCAGTGGAGGCTGGACACTCATCATGAGGTTAAAATTTTAGCAAAGGGATTCCCACAACAGGATGTTGCCCGGTTACGACCCAGAATGGACATACGATCATTAAAATTCGCCGCCTGATAACGGTCGTTCATGACAAGCAGCGTAAGGGGATGTTGTGAATTAATAGCAAATTTTGAAAGGGTTTCGAACCCTTGATACGTTGTCGTATACACACTTTCCATGCGTGCGCCTTCGGCCGCTCGGCCAATATCCAATTGATTTATAAAGACTAATAGAAATTAGTCGCTTTATGATACCCGTAGACAAGATCAGATTATACAGCCTAGTATAACGTATTTTGTAGTAGTTGTATGTGGTATAAGTCCATGTTTTATATTGTTTATTTTACCTTGTTTTCTAAATTTGTTGAGCAAAATAAAGAATGTAATTCGGAAGCACAGATAATATTTTGTGTTCTTGACGATCAGGTGCGAAATGTGCATTCAAAAAATCAACGGTATCGAATGCAAATCAGCTATAATCTATGTAACAGCTATTTCGCTGAAATTGGAGGATTGACTATGCGAACCATGACATCGTTGGACGCTCAGAATCACTTTGGCGAACTCATTGATACATCGCAACGGGAACCAGTGCTGATTACTCGTCGCGGTCGTCCTGTATCTTTTGTTTTATCAACATCAGGTAATCCAGCTACAACTCTGTTGCAAGTGATGAAACTAATGAACGAATTATCTCCGCTTAAAGGTGTCGCGGCAGTTAAAGCGTTTGACGCATACAAGCAAAAAATTAGTGGAGCTGCTGAAGAAGATGGTTTAACTGAAGATGACATTACTGCTTTAGTTCATGCCAATCGCTGAAACTAAACGAATTGTTGTCGATACGAGTCTTGCGATTAGTGCTGCAATCCTACCAAATTCAATTTCCGCTAAAGCATTTTCATTAGCTTTAAAAAAATTTCAGATTGTTGCATCGGATTCTACATTGGCAGAATTGGTTGATGTAATCTATCGACAAAAATTTAATAAGTATTTGAGTGATGAAGCACGGCTTGAGTTTTTGACCTTATACGCACAATCGTCAGAAATTGTTTCAGTCACTAGCGTCATTACTGATTGCATTGATCCTAAAGACAACCAGTTTCTGGCCTTAGCGATTGATGCTGGTGCCAGCTTTATTCTAAGTGGTGATCCTCATTTGACAGGCATGAATCCATACAGAGGTGTAGCAATTGTTGGGCCTAAATATATTGTCGATAAGTTCAAATGAAAATTTATATCGCATCGCACCATATCTACTTGCTAGATAAAAGTTATGACTTTTGACTCCTATAATACCACTGACACAGAAGTTTCAGTAACCGAATGGCGTTACCAAAAACCTATAGAAGTTGCAGAATACGATATTCAACAAGCTATATCAAGTTTTCCTAAGACTCGGTATTATGGGAGTAAAAGACGATTACTATGTTGGATACATCAAGCAGTAAGAGAACTACCATTTACCACTGTATTAGATGGCTTTAGTGGTACTGCTAGTGTGTCTTTATTATTTAAAGCAATGGGAAACATGTTAGTTTTCATGATGCCTTATTGTGCAATACAATTTCGGCGCAGGCACTGTTAAGGAACCTTTGAAAAACTGACATTTTCAGCATCAGCCACTTGAAAAGTTGATCAAAGATTTGAATATTTGGTCATTTTTGTATAAAAACAGCCGGATTCACTCCAAAATAAGCCCGTTTCTGGGCCTATTTTCAAATTTCAGACGCAATCAGGCGTCGACGTTCGTAAGCATCCCCGCGTATGACATTGGCAATCGCTGCCAGGAAGGTCAATCGGGCAGCGTTTTTGGCTAAACCGCGATAGCGATTTTTGGCATAGCCAAAGCGGATTTTAATATCCCGAAATACGAAAATAGGGGACGTACCCAATGCTGTTCACTTTACGATTTCAATTTTCCAGTTATAACATTGATTAAGAGCTTCATTTCCCTGTCGAGGCAGATGTTGTTTGGTTCGTCGTTTAACACAACGAGGATTTGATCGTAAGCGCTTAATAAAGCACGTACTACCCCTATCTGGCAAAATTCTGATTTTTAAAATTCCAGGGCAACAAGGCTTCAATTTTTTCAACCGTATCGGCATAAGGCAGTGCTTTGAGGACTTGGGTTAAATAGGCGTAGGGTTCTATTCCATTAGCTTTAGCCGTTTCAATCAAACTGTAATGGATTGCGCTGGCTTGTGCCCCTTTGGGGCTATCACTGAATAACCCTGCTTTGCGACCAATCACAAAGGGACGAATAGCGTTTTCAGCAAGAATATTGCTGATGTTCAATTCCCCATTCGAGCAATACACCATCAGCTTATCCCATTGATTACTGAGGTAAGTCATGGCCTTGCCGGCGAAGGTGCAAAGCGTTTGACTTTGGATAACCGTAGCGCTTCTTCGAGTAACTCAATCCGTTGTTTGAGCGAGGCAATGACTTCGGATTTAAGTTCAACGGTTTGCGTTAACTCATCCACGCGTTGTGCTTTTTCAAGTAATTCAGCGAGCATCCCCGGCAACAAGACAGCCGAGTAATCATCGTGTTCTAAGGCAGGAAAGTGAGGTGAAATCATGCTGATATTATACGCGATTTCACTCCGTAAATACTGATATTTCCCTTAAAAAACAGATTCATAATGCCGGTTTTTATGGCCTTTCATGACGCTAATGTCATAGCCATCCAAAAGCCAATTCAACTGCTGACCGGTTAACGTTAACAGTGCCTCATCACCCTTCGGCCACTTGAACTTATCCTCGACCAAAGCCTTGTAATAAAGGACAAAGCCCGTGTTTTCCCAGAACAAACATTTGATTTTAGTTCGCTGCTGATTGGTGAACGCATACAGCCCACCATCAAACGGATTATGGCCGAGCTCACACTCAATAATCGCCGCCAGGCCACGATGGGATTTGCGAAAATCAATGGCTTGCCGGTAAAGATAGACCTCTGTCAGTTCCAAGGCGGGGCGCATGATATAAGTCACCGCAATACCTCAAGCAAGGGTTTAATCAAAGCCAGATTAGTCTGCGTAATCCCGGTCAACCGGATGCCATCCCGAAAGCACAAGGACAAGCCCGGCGAGGAAGGTGTGGCGACAGGTGCCGCTACTTGCACTCGGGCAAAGCCGCTTTTTGGATCAGGCGAAATCGGTTCGCACTCTGCCAGGAACTTGCGCTTCCAATAACTAAATCGATGGACAAGTAGCGCTTGCTGGCGGCAGTAACTGGCTTGAGATAACCCGGAGGTGTGCCATTGCTCGATATGGCGTTGCCAGAATTCGTGATCGGTATTGCTTTCGGTTGATGCCATCGTAAATCCCAAGTTTATAGCGTGGGGATAGTCTGACAGGGCCCATAAGGGTTGTGAATTACGCGGATAATTGAGCGCTTACCCCCATCTAGCCATTTTTCCATGCACTGTTAATATGTTCGCTATCCACTTGACAGGGCAGCAGTGATTCAATATCTTCCAGAGTCTGAGCTTTGGGCAGTTCTTTAAAGTAAGCGCTCAATAAAAGACGTACTCGCCCTTACCTGGACAAATTCGGATTTTTAAAATTCCAGGGCAACAAGGCTTCAATTTTTTCAACGGTATCGGCATAAGGTAGTGCCTTGAGCACTTGGGTTAAGTAGGCGTAGGGTTCCAAGCCATTGGCTTTAGCTGTTTCAATTAAGCTGTAATGAATCGCGCTGGCTTGTGTGCCTTTAGGGGTATCCGAGAACAACCAAGCTTTGCGGTTATGCAAAGCTTTGCATAATCTTAATAACTGGCTATTCGCCGATACCATAAAAGGTGCCAAAGCCAGCGCCAATCTCTATAGCCTGATTGAAACCGCCAAACTCAATGGACTAGAGCCGTATCGCTATCTGCACCATATTTTAAAAGAACTACCTAAGGCGCAGACTCTGGAAGATATTGAATCACTGCTGCCCTGGCAAGTGGATAGGGCGCATATTAACAGCAGATGGAAAAATGGGTAGCTGGGGTTTGCTAACCGCTTACGCCCGATCTGAGCTATTCAGAATATTTGAATGCTCAGCGCCAGAGCGAAGCCTGCTAGCCTGGGTTAGCCATTATGTTTGCTCACCAGCGGAAATTTCTCAGGATAGCGAATAGATTCTACAGCCAAATCCACATCTAACTCAGGCCAATACAAATGGTTGGATGATGGAAGCTCGACATTAAGAATCTTACTGACCGTGGCATCCTGAAACCAAGGGAAGCTGGAGAATGGCAGAAACAGTTCTTCATCTTCCAGCAATAGCCAAAAACCATGCCCGGAGATATTAGTTACTTCAGCTGGAGAAATGTTTGAGCCAAGCGTTGCGGACTTCATTTTCGTGCTCCTGAATTAAGCGAAGCGCTTCGTTGATTTCGTGTTGTGAAAGCTCAATGTATTGGTCAAGCTCAATCTTGGGTTCAATCCAAAATTTTGCCTCTCCATTTTGAGTCTGAACATGAACGTGCATTCTCGGTTCCTCACGGGAGAAAAAATAAAACCGGAAGCCACTTTCGCGAAAAACAGTTGGACTCATTAAATCCCTTGATGTTCACTCATGGATATTATCTAACGTTAGGCTTACAGGCTGATCTAGGAATCCTCTGAACGTTGGATTTAAGCCGTTTACAATAATGATTAGTATTGAATCAATATTTTGAATATACCATGAAACCACTGATGCAACAATAAATTTGTGAACATCTGTAGAGAACAAATAAAATGTCCGGAAAAGTGTAGTCACATCATCGGCGGCAATGCGCCCGTTTACAGTCATTCATCAATGATTGTTTATGTGGCCGCTACTGGCCGACCGACAATCATATGTGTATGGTGTAATGAATTCTTAAGGATTGCCACCAGCTACAAGTTGTTTCGTTACCTATTTAATTTAATCAGTTGGCAGTAGATTGTTGATCAAAACATATAAATCTGCCAACAGATGCGGATCCACGCCACTATTGTGTTGATAAATCAATGGCTAATTGCGAATAGGGATTAGAATCCAACTATGCGCTTCAGAAGTGGGAAAATACACTAAAATAACAGTATCAAACCCAAAGGAGTAAACATGGCTATTGATTATCACAATATCATTACCCTGCAACCAGGCAAGCGCAGCGGGAAGCCTTGCATTCGTGGTTTGCGAATTACGGTTTATGATGTACTTTCATGGTTGGCTGAGGGTATGAGCCGGCAAGAAATATTGGATGATTTTCCAGAACTTAATGGAGATGACATCACCGCCTGTTTACTCTTTGCCGCAGACCGGGAGAGAAATTCTGTTGCGATTAGCACATTATGAAATTACTGTTAGATGAAAACCTGTCGCGGCGCATCATTCCGTTCATTCAGGACTATTATCCTGCTTCAACTCAGGTTGCCCTAATCGGGCTGGAACAGGCTGATGATGCAGCCATTCGCCAATACGTCATCACCCATGATTTCGTGATTGTGACCCAAGATGCAGATTTTTACGAAATGAATCTGGTTTATGGGCAGCCACCAAAAATTATCTGGCTAAAAACGGGTAATCAAGCTAAGCCGGTAACCATCAAAGCCCTGTTGGATAATCATACCCAGATAATACAAACTTTGATGGTTGATGGTAAAGACTGCATTGAGATATTCTAACGCGACCGGCAACACAATAAGCCGCAATCCTTAGAGCGTCAATAGGCGCAGCTATTGCACCGGATGCATTACACCCAGTTTTCCGTCAACAAGCCAGGAACCCTGTTAAATTCACGCAGATTGTTGCTGACAAGCACCAATCCCTGACTACGGGCATGAGCGGCAATGTGCAGATTGTTTACCCCTATAGCTTGTCCAGCAAGCTCAAGGGCAGCGCGAATAGTGCCGTAATGATAGGCAGCTGATTCGGTGTAAGGAAGCACTTGCAGGCGGCTACAAAAATCTTCAATGGTGGACAAGTTTTTAGCAGGAAACTGACTTTTTTCTGCACCATGCACCAGTTCCGCCAAGGTGATGATGGAAATTGCCATCCTATTGTGATGTTTATTGAAAGTGGCTAATACTTCGATAGGTCGTTGTTTGATCACATAAATGACAATGTTGGTATCAAGCAGAAATCTCAACATTTTTAAAAGCTTTCGCGTTCGCTTTGCTGTTGGCTGGCGCGTTCAGTCATAAAATCGTCGCTGACTGTGGGGCCGGCAATAAAAAAACTATCCCATGCCGATTCTACCGGCGCAATGATACGCTCATTGCCTACTAGCCTGACTTCAACTTTTTTCACAGACTCTGGAAAACGCATGTCTGCCGGCAAACGCACAGCCTGACTGCGGTTATTGGTGAATACGGTGCTTGTGGTCATAGTCTTCCCCTTTAATGCCATATAGCAATACTATATCCCCGATTAATTAGGAAATCAATCATTGTCAATAATAGCTATGTGTCCAAACGTTAGTCGCTCAGAAAAGTTCAGCTGGACTCGACCCAAAAGCGACAATCGGTTTAATTTTGCCAATGGCCGTAAATTTACGCTGAGTTGATGCTGGGTGTCATGTTGTTCAACCCAGCCTTGGAGATGAAAGCTGTCGTTCTCAACGCTAGGTACCATTAGCGATAGCGTAATCGTAAGAATGAGACCTCTATC
Coding sequences within it:
- a CDS encoding type II toxin-antitoxin system Phd/YefM family antitoxin, with product MFYIVYFTLFSKFVEQNKECNSEAQIIFCVLDDQVRNVHSKNQRYRMQISYNLCNSYFAEIGGLTMRTMTSLDAQNHFGELIDTSQREPVLITRRGRPVSFVLSTSGNPATTLLQVMKLMNELSPLKGVAAVKAFDAYKQKISGAAEEDGLTEDDITALVHANR
- a CDS encoding type II toxin-antitoxin system RelE/ParE family toxin; amino-acid sequence: MRKIHTQALAKQDIKNIWLYSFNKWGEEQADFYFDELNDAFALIAENPELGFACDYIREGYRQFHINRHLIFYCVSATKIHIIRVLHDSMNYIVHL
- a CDS encoding REP-associated tyrosine transposase; this translates as MPDYRRYRIPGGCYFFTVNLLERSQNNLLVRHIDNLRKSVQATRKKRPFHIDAWVVLPNHIHCVWTLPPRDIDNTNRWRLIKQSFSKSLPATEKRSTVRLKRGERGIWQRRFWEHLIVDETEYAAHIEYCMINPLKHGLVKRVGDWPYSTFHRDVERGIFPVDWGGSVEVNKAIDQYDDWNEL
- a CDS encoding type II toxin-antitoxin system ParD family antitoxin, with the protein product MAQTRTQTVSLGEYWNNLIDSLLKSGRYASVSEIMRDSLRLLEEREANSKLQSLRMALIEGEESGDSGELEMETIRQEAKKEAGLA
- a CDS encoding YicC/YloC family endoribonuclease — translated: MIRSMTSFADGEILAGELVILCELRSVNHRYSDVSVKLPDRLRFAESDVRRLIGEKLKRGKIECSISYKKQLSTQNFVVNTAVVEKLLAATQQIAEHMSAPQAFSALDVLLFPGVQQENETDKESLREKIITLLDQTLNKMLATRTREGLQLAELIADRCLKIQQLVVAGHARMPEVLNNLRSKLTARIVELVAEPNYDRLEQELVLMAQKLDVAEELDRLETHVTEVLHTLKQSEPSGRRLDFLMQEMNREANTLGSKSADREMTQISIDLKVLIEQMREQIQNIE
- a CDS encoding response regulator transcription factor, coding for MTALPTEKPQLLLVDDDVTYCSVLKAALEKRNFQVSVANDVNTAIQLAEQTEPEYAVIDLRIGFESGLEMVKNLISLDSNTQIVMLTGFASIATAVEAIKLGAKHYLTKPANADEIVNALHKNEGDASVAISDSPLSVKRLEWEHLQKVLMQHEGNISAAARALNMHRRTLQRKLEKRPVKE
- a CDS encoding putative toxin-antitoxin system toxin component, PIN family; the protein is MPIAETKRIVVDTSLAISAAILPNSISAKAFSLALKKFQIVASDSTLAELVDVIYRQKFNKYLSDEARLEFLTLYAQSSEIVSVTSVITDCIDPKDNQFLALAIDAGASFILSGDPHLTGMNPYRGVAIVGPKYIVDKFK
- a CDS encoding Txe/YoeB family addiction module toxin, whose product is MSLVLKATGLVRWALLHTNPAQKDAKNLAAAGLKEKAQQLFELLKNDPLQHLPPFEKLVGDLTGSYSRRINIQHRLVYHVLVNEKQVKILRMWSHYE
- a CDS encoding ATP-binding protein: MFLHFLPKTQISIRENLKWLYILRNLMLFVVIITVLIAVNGLSIELPQNQLWLAIFAISILNLYTWLRLRTDEEVTEHEIFSQICMDVFALAYLLYLTGGASNPIIWVFLLPLIVTAIMLPQAYAWNMVIITSCVYTVLIAYNVPLPIVEPHLMHPPMTDATPEMILKMHMMNDRRYFNLHVFGMWFGFVFSAGLVAFFVVELSKTLRDRERNLAEARESALRDERVVSLGTLAASAAHDMGTPLGTIAILTHEMAADLPEHRFPELAQKLLIVQQQIDRCKQALSVMSASAGEMRAESGKMMLVSEYIDEVLNQWRTHKVATKLKLFISQKVDMSAQIIAERTVTHSIINILNNAAEASPADSGIEFHVEWDSSTLNLKIRDYGPGLPAEFLAFAGHQPVKSNKEGMGVGLFLTYTTIKRIGGKINFSNLESCGASVEISLPLLTKESIDDSFTHGEATVITG